A stretch of Saccharothrix texasensis DNA encodes these proteins:
- a CDS encoding alpha/beta hydrolase family protein, producing the protein MVLSLVGVSPANAAEEEFRRGPAPSNSSIEASRGPFSTSSTTVSSLVSGFGGGTIYYPTSTSEGTFGAVAISPGFTGTESTIAWLGPRLASQGFVVITIATNSLYDQPDSRADQLLAALDYLTQRSDVRSRIDASRLGVMGHSMGGGGTMRAAEQRPSLQAAIPLTGWHTDKTWGSNRVPTLVVGAEDDTVAPVASHSIPFYTSLPSTLDKAYLELNGASHFAPNSSNTTIAKYSIAWLKRFIDNDTRYEQFLCPSPADSSLISDYRDTCPHSV; encoded by the coding sequence ATGGTCCTGTCCCTGGTCGGCGTGAGCCCGGCCAACGCCGCCGAGGAGGAGTTCCGGCGCGGCCCCGCGCCGAGCAACTCCAGCATCGAGGCGTCCCGCGGCCCGTTCTCCACCTCTTCCACCACGGTGTCTTCGCTGGTCTCCGGCTTCGGCGGCGGCACGATCTACTACCCGACCAGCACCTCCGAGGGCACCTTCGGCGCGGTCGCCATCTCACCCGGCTTCACCGGCACGGAGTCCACCATCGCGTGGCTGGGCCCCCGCCTGGCGTCGCAGGGCTTCGTGGTGATCACCATCGCCACCAACTCCCTCTACGACCAGCCCGACAGCCGGGCGGACCAACTGCTCGCCGCGCTCGACTACCTGACCCAGCGCAGCGACGTCCGCAGCCGGATCGACGCGTCGCGGCTGGGCGTCATGGGCCACTCGATGGGTGGTGGCGGCACCATGCGCGCCGCCGAGCAGCGCCCGTCCCTGCAGGCGGCGATCCCGCTGACCGGGTGGCACACCGACAAGACCTGGGGCAGCAACCGGGTGCCCACCCTGGTCGTCGGGGCGGAGGACGACACGGTGGCGCCGGTGGCGTCGCACTCGATCCCGTTCTACACCTCGCTGCCGTCCACCCTGGACAAGGCGTACCTGGAGCTGAACGGCGCCAGCCACTTCGCGCCCAACAGCTCGAACACGACGATCGCGAAGTACAGCATCGCGTGGCTCAAGCGGTTCATCGACAACGACACCCGCTACGAGCAGTTCCTGTGCCCGTCCCCGGCCGACAGCTCGCTGATCTCGGACTACCGGGACACCTGTCCGCACTCGGTCTGA
- a CDS encoding family 2 encapsulin nanocompartment cargo protein polyprenyl transferase, whose amino-acid sequence MTDLDVSLDHRTAREVLDWSRAGLDPALRAAVDRLPDSMRAIAGYHFGWWDQHGRPIGADAGKAIRPALVLLGTQAVGGAAHAALPAAVAVELTHNFSLLHDDVMDGDQTRRHRPTAWRVFGVNPAILAGDALLTLALDVLAGSGHPRAQQSIRVLSSAVQRLLDGQSADLAFEERADVRLAECVRMAEGKTGALLGAACALGALFGGGRVDQVEHLRSFGERVGLAFQFVDDLLGIWGDPEVTGKPVYSDLANRKKSLPVVAALTSDTPAGRELHALYHAEQPLTPADLARAAELIEDSGARAWSQGRADELLAQAREHLRAAGPSERAERELDALASLATRRDH is encoded by the coding sequence ATGACCGACCTGGACGTGAGCCTCGATCACCGGACCGCGCGCGAGGTGCTGGACTGGAGCCGGGCGGGCCTGGACCCCGCGTTGCGGGCGGCGGTCGACCGGCTGCCCGACTCGATGCGGGCCATCGCGGGCTACCACTTCGGGTGGTGGGACCAGCACGGCAGGCCGATCGGCGCGGACGCGGGCAAGGCGATCCGGCCCGCGCTCGTGCTGCTGGGCACGCAGGCGGTGGGCGGCGCGGCGCACGCGGCGCTGCCGGCCGCGGTGGCGGTGGAGCTGACGCACAACTTCTCGTTGCTGCACGACGACGTGATGGACGGCGACCAGACCCGGCGGCACCGCCCGACGGCGTGGCGGGTGTTCGGCGTGAACCCGGCGATCCTGGCCGGCGACGCGTTGCTCACGCTGGCGCTGGACGTACTGGCGGGCAGCGGTCACCCGAGGGCCCAGCAGTCGATCCGGGTGCTGTCGTCGGCGGTGCAGCGCCTGCTGGACGGGCAGAGCGCCGACCTCGCCTTCGAGGAGCGCGCCGACGTGCGGCTGGCGGAGTGCGTGCGGATGGCCGAGGGCAAGACCGGCGCGTTGCTGGGCGCGGCCTGCGCGTTGGGCGCGTTGTTCGGCGGCGGGCGGGTCGACCAGGTGGAGCACCTGCGGTCCTTCGGCGAACGGGTCGGGTTGGCGTTCCAGTTCGTCGACGACCTGCTCGGCATCTGGGGCGACCCGGAGGTGACCGGCAAGCCGGTGTACTCGGACCTGGCCAACCGCAAGAAGTCGCTGCCGGTGGTGGCGGCGCTGACCTCGGACACGCCCGCCGGCCGCGAGCTGCACGCGCTGTACCACGCCGAGCAGCCGCTCACCCCGGCCGACCTGGCACGTGCGGCGGAGCTGATCGAGGACTCGGGCGCGCGGGCGTGGAGCCAGGGCCGGGCGGACGAGCTGCTGGCGCAGGCGCGGGAGCACCTGCGGGCGGCCGGGCCGTCCGAGCGCGCCGAGCGCGAACTGGACGCGCTGGCCAGCCTCGCCACCCGCCGCGACCACTGA
- a CDS encoding family 2B encapsulin nanocompartment shell protein, with protein MTVTDPGLAPEEAEQQRQSLSTASARNLASTTKSTPQMQGISPRWLLRKLPWVTTQAGTYRVNRRLTYALGDGRVSFTSTGADVRVIPQELRELPVLRDFPDDDVLTALADRFRQREFRPGDVLVSSGDRADEVYLIAHGKVNKLGQGKYGDETVLDTLADGDHFGDEVMYGDEVEWDFTIKAVTPVIVLALPWRALRELNGQADALRAHIDGFARAAGKPQNKHGEAAIEIASGHEGEPDLPTTYVDYELAPREYELEVAQTVLRVHSRVADLYNHPMNQTEQQLRLTIEALRERQEHEMLNNRRIGLLHNADLKQRIHTRSGPPTPDDLDELVSRRRKTAFMLAHPRAIAAFGREASKRGLYPGTANVDGTQVVTWRGVPLLPSNKIPITPQGTTSILAMRVGEKDNGVIGLHQPGIPDEVQPSLNARFMGINEKAIVSYLVSAYYSVAVLVPDALGVLEHVEIGRS; from the coding sequence GTGACCGTGACAGACCCCGGCCTCGCACCCGAGGAGGCCGAGCAGCAGCGGCAGAGCCTGAGCACCGCCAGTGCCCGGAACCTCGCCAGCACCACCAAGTCCACCCCGCAGATGCAGGGCATCTCGCCGCGGTGGCTGCTGCGCAAGCTGCCCTGGGTGACCACCCAGGCAGGCACCTACCGGGTCAACCGCCGCCTCACCTACGCGCTCGGCGACGGACGGGTGAGCTTCACCAGCACCGGCGCCGACGTCCGGGTCATCCCGCAGGAGCTGCGGGAGCTGCCCGTGCTGCGCGACTTCCCGGACGACGACGTGCTGACCGCGCTGGCCGACCGGTTCCGGCAGCGGGAGTTCCGGCCGGGCGACGTCCTGGTCTCCTCCGGTGACCGGGCCGACGAGGTCTACCTCATCGCGCACGGCAAGGTGAACAAGCTCGGGCAGGGCAAGTACGGCGACGAGACCGTGCTCGACACGCTGGCCGACGGCGACCACTTCGGCGACGAGGTCATGTACGGCGACGAGGTGGAGTGGGACTTCACCATCAAGGCGGTCACCCCGGTGATCGTGCTGGCGCTGCCGTGGCGGGCGCTGCGGGAGCTGAACGGGCAGGCCGACGCGCTGCGGGCGCACATCGACGGGTTCGCCCGCGCCGCGGGCAAGCCGCAGAACAAGCACGGCGAGGCGGCGATCGAGATCGCCTCCGGCCACGAGGGCGAGCCGGACCTGCCGACGACCTACGTGGACTACGAGCTGGCGCCGCGCGAGTACGAGCTGGAAGTGGCGCAGACCGTGCTGCGGGTGCACAGCCGCGTCGCCGACCTCTACAACCACCCGATGAACCAGACCGAGCAGCAGCTGCGGCTGACCATCGAGGCCCTGCGCGAGCGCCAGGAGCACGAGATGCTCAACAACCGCCGCATCGGGCTGCTGCACAACGCCGACCTCAAGCAGCGCATCCACACCCGGTCCGGCCCGCCCACCCCGGACGACCTGGACGAGCTGGTGTCCCGGCGGCGCAAGACGGCGTTCATGCTGGCCCACCCGCGCGCGATCGCCGCGTTCGGCCGCGAGGCCAGCAAGCGCGGCCTGTACCCCGGCACCGCCAACGTGGACGGCACGCAGGTCGTCACCTGGCGCGGTGTCCCGCTGCTGCCGTCGAACAAGATCCCGATCACGCCGCAGGGCACCACCTCGATCCTCGCCATGCGGGTCGGCGAGAAGGACAACGGCGTGATCGGGCTGCACCAGCCGGGCATCCCGGACGAGGTGCAGCCGAGCCTGAACGCGCGGTTCATGGGCATCAACGAGAAAGCGATCGTGTCCTACCTGGTCAGCGCCTACTACTCGGTGGCCGTGCTGGTGCCCGACGCGCTCGGGGTGCTGGAGCACGTGGAGATCGGCCGGTCCTGA
- a CDS encoding trypsin-like serine peptidase codes for MVIVHRHRIRVWRPAERRLFEVSPWGGIVRLFHRFTVVLAGCVAGIGVMAGPAVAQPGGQSVDAAGLTAGNTGSAVTSAKGLSAEEYWTPARMAEAIVAGPPRVTAGSTVEQRAPRPGPRGKVEGALPTVVSPKADIHTMSGRVFFVDDHGGDHSCSGSTVNSGGKRLVFTAGHCVHGGGSGRGWFDVNRWVFVPEYHGGSPFGTWNAYQLWTKTAWIDNANRAFDVAAVVMQPKDGVRIVDAVGGQGIRWGYGYGHGVHMFGYPADPPFDGSGLYYCSGTTWNEGGFPTLGCTMTGGASGGPWLAEYGVTFWAYLDGVNSWMFWDPDPTHVYKWQSPYFSYDTAGSLFDAVKDM; via the coding sequence GTGGTCATCGTGCACCGCCACCGGATTCGGGTGTGGCGACCGGCGGAACGCCGCCTTTTCGAGGTTTCACCATGGGGAGGAATCGTGCGGTTATTTCACAGGTTCACCGTTGTCCTCGCCGGATGCGTGGCGGGAATCGGCGTGATGGCCGGTCCCGCGGTCGCGCAGCCGGGAGGTCAGTCGGTGGACGCCGCCGGGCTGACCGCGGGCAACACCGGATCAGCGGTCACGTCGGCGAAAGGGCTGAGCGCGGAGGAATACTGGACGCCGGCGCGCATGGCCGAGGCCATCGTCGCCGGACCACCTCGGGTCACCGCCGGCAGCACGGTGGAACAGCGCGCGCCGAGACCCGGGCCGAGGGGGAAGGTCGAGGGCGCGTTGCCGACGGTGGTGAGCCCCAAGGCGGACATCCACACCATGTCCGGCCGGGTGTTCTTCGTCGACGACCACGGCGGGGACCACTCCTGCTCGGGCAGCACGGTCAACAGCGGCGGCAAGCGGCTGGTGTTCACCGCGGGGCACTGCGTGCACGGCGGCGGCTCCGGTCGTGGCTGGTTCGACGTCAACCGCTGGGTGTTCGTGCCCGAGTACCACGGCGGCTCGCCGTTCGGCACGTGGAACGCCTACCAGCTGTGGACCAAGACCGCGTGGATCGACAACGCGAACCGCGCGTTCGACGTGGCGGCCGTGGTGATGCAGCCCAAGGACGGCGTGCGCATCGTGGACGCGGTGGGCGGCCAGGGAATCCGATGGGGATACGGCTACGGCCACGGGGTCCACATGTTCGGCTACCCGGCCGATCCGCCGTTCGACGGAAGCGGCCTCTACTACTGCTCGGGCACCACGTGGAACGAGGGCGGATTCCCGACCTTGGGCTGCACCATGACCGGTGGCGCGAGTGGCGGCCCGTGGCTGGCCGAATACGGGGTGACGTTCTGGGCCTATCTCGACGGGGTGAACAGCTGGATGTTCTGGGACCCGGACCCCACGCACGTGTACAAGTGGCAAAGCCCTTATTTCAGCTACGATACCGCCGGGAGCTTGTTCGACGCGGTGAAGGACATGTAG
- a CDS encoding NAD(P)-dependent oxidoreductase, with amino-acid sequence MEVGFIGLGIMGQPMALNLARSGRPLVVWNRSPHRVEPLRDAGARVVATPAEVFAAAEVVILMLANEDAIDAVLERGTDRFADLVAGRTVVHMGTTSPGYSHALGADVRAAGGDYVEAPVSGSRGPAEAGELVAMLAGDQDAVARVREVITPMCADSVSCGPTPNALLMKLSVNLFLITMTTGLVEAFHFGERHGLDLGTLVEVLDKGPMASKVSRAKTAKLLAGDFDAQAAAADVFTNTRLITAAARAAGVASPLVDQCLALMGRTVELGHGKQDMTAVVHALRERSDSAQTEQDAFHQLQ; translated from the coding sequence GTGGAGGTCGGATTCATCGGTCTCGGCATCATGGGGCAGCCGATGGCGCTCAACCTGGCCCGGTCCGGCCGGCCGCTCGTGGTGTGGAACCGCTCGCCGCACCGGGTGGAACCGCTGCGGGACGCGGGCGCGCGGGTCGTGGCGACACCGGCCGAGGTCTTCGCCGCGGCCGAGGTCGTGATCCTCATGCTGGCCAACGAGGACGCGATCGACGCCGTCCTCGAACGCGGCACGGACCGGTTCGCCGACCTCGTCGCCGGCCGCACGGTCGTGCACATGGGCACGACCTCGCCGGGCTACTCGCACGCGCTCGGCGCCGACGTCCGCGCCGCCGGTGGTGACTACGTCGAGGCGCCCGTCTCCGGCTCGCGCGGCCCGGCCGAGGCGGGCGAACTCGTCGCCATGCTCGCCGGCGACCAGGACGCCGTGGCCCGGGTCCGGGAGGTGATCACGCCGATGTGCGCGGACTCCGTGTCCTGCGGCCCGACGCCCAACGCGCTGCTGATGAAGCTGTCGGTGAACCTGTTCCTGATCACCATGACCACCGGCCTGGTCGAGGCGTTCCACTTCGGCGAACGGCACGGGCTCGACCTCGGCACGCTGGTCGAGGTGCTGGACAAGGGCCCGATGGCGAGCAAGGTGTCCCGCGCGAAGACCGCGAAGCTCCTCGCCGGCGACTTCGACGCGCAGGCCGCCGCCGCCGACGTCTTCACCAACACCCGGCTGATCACCGCCGCCGCCCGTGCCGCCGGGGTCGCCTCGCCGCTGGTGGACCAGTGCCTGGCACTCATGGGCCGCACGGTGGAACTGGGGCACGGCAAGCAGGACATGACCGCCGTCGTGCACGCCTTGCGGGAACGGTCAGATTCGGCGCAAACCGAGCAGGACGCGTTCCATCAACTCCAGTGA
- a CDS encoding DUF742 domain-containing protein: protein MSTLRVRPYTRTGGRTRSATTLAIETIVTTNERAARDALTSTAEHRVISDLCRNPHSVAEVAATLRLPLGVVRVLLADMSDMSLINVHEDQAIDAKGRPSLELMERVLLGLRRI from the coding sequence GTGTCGACCCTCCGGGTGCGCCCCTACACCAGAACCGGCGGGCGCACGCGCTCCGCGACGACGTTGGCCATCGAGACCATCGTGACGACGAACGAAAGAGCGGCGAGAGACGCTCTCACGTCGACCGCGGAACACCGCGTCATCAGCGACCTGTGCCGCAACCCGCATTCCGTCGCGGAAGTCGCGGCGACATTGCGGTTGCCGCTCGGCGTGGTCCGCGTGTTGTTGGCGGACATGTCCGACATGAGCCTGATCAACGTGCACGAAGATCAGGCGATCGACGCCAAGGGTCGGCCGTCACTGGAGTTGATGGAACGCGTCCTGCTCGGTTTGCGCCGAATCTGA
- the ispH gene encoding 4-hydroxy-3-methylbut-2-enyl diphosphate reductase — MAFPVVLLASPRSFCAGVERAIDIVDRLLDQRGGPVHVRKQIVHNTHVVAELEARGAVFVDELDAVPDGATVVFSAHGVSPAVRDEAARRGLDVVDATCPLVTKVHAEAKRYAERGDTVVLIGHAGHEEVEGTLGEAPARTVLVETVADVAALEVPDPTRVSYLTQTTLAMDETAEVLAALRAKFPALRGPSSADICYATTNRQDAVREIAREADLVLVVGSRNSSNSVRLVETARRMGTPAHLIDDVSDIREDWLDGARVVGVSAGASAPPKLVDEVVEALGAWDVQVRETARETIRFTLPPAVRGTSGRS, encoded by the coding sequence ATGGCCTTCCCCGTTGTGCTGCTGGCGTCGCCCCGGTCGTTCTGCGCCGGGGTGGAACGGGCGATCGACATCGTCGACCGGCTCCTGGACCAACGCGGTGGACCCGTCCACGTGCGGAAGCAGATCGTGCACAACACCCACGTGGTGGCCGAGCTGGAGGCGCGCGGCGCGGTGTTCGTCGACGAGCTGGACGCGGTGCCCGACGGCGCGACCGTGGTGTTCTCCGCGCACGGGGTGTCGCCCGCCGTGCGCGACGAGGCCGCGCGGCGCGGGTTGGACGTGGTCGACGCGACGTGCCCGCTGGTGACCAAGGTGCACGCGGAGGCGAAGCGGTACGCCGAGCGCGGCGACACGGTGGTGCTGATCGGGCACGCCGGGCACGAGGAGGTCGAGGGCACGCTCGGCGAGGCGCCCGCGCGGACCGTGCTGGTGGAGACGGTCGCGGACGTGGCGGCGCTGGAGGTGCCCGACCCGACCAGGGTGTCCTACCTGACCCAGACGACGCTCGCGATGGACGAGACCGCCGAGGTGCTGGCCGCGTTGCGGGCGAAGTTCCCGGCGCTGCGCGGTCCTTCCTCGGCGGACATCTGCTACGCCACCACCAACCGGCAGGACGCGGTGCGCGAGATCGCGCGGGAGGCCGACCTGGTGCTCGTGGTGGGCTCGCGGAACTCGTCGAACTCGGTGCGGCTGGTGGAGACCGCTCGGCGGATGGGCACGCCCGCGCACCTGATCGACGACGTCTCCGACATCCGTGAGGACTGGCTGGACGGCGCGCGGGTGGTCGGGGTGAGCGCGGGCGCGTCCGCGCCGCCGAAGCTGGTGGACGAGGTGGTGGAGGCGTTGGGCGCGTGGGACGTCCAGGTGCGGGAGACGGCGCGGGAGACGATCCGGTTCACCCTGCCCCCGGCGGTGCGCGGGACGTCCGGCCGGTCCTGA
- a CDS encoding family 2B encapsulin nanocompartment shell protein, with protein MTVTDSDLDIERPRLSLGTAAARNLATTTKSVPQMQGITSRWLLKVLPWVEAKGGAFRVNRRLSYEIGDGRLTFTNIGADVRVIPQELTELALLRGYEDVEALSALADRFTQHEYEPGSVIVEEGRPQDAVHLIAHGKVNKIGRGEYGDQTVLGTLADGEYFGGDVLAGPQGEWDFTIKAVTPVIVLVLSWEVFEQLNGEAGGLRAHIQRMFAAGGKSNAYGEAEIDIASGHEGEPDLPGTFVDYEVSPRELELSVAQTVLRVHSRVADLYNQPMDQVEQQLRLTIEALRERQEHEMVNNRDFGLLNSADLKQRIHTRSGPPTPDDMDDLLATVWKEPTAFMAHPRVIAAFGRECSKRGIYPSTIDLNGHHVPAWRGVPVLPCNKIPITKTRTSSVMLLRAGEHNQGVIGLHQTGLPDEYQPGLSVRFMGINEKAIISYLVSAYYSTAILVPDAIGVLEHVELGRED; from the coding sequence GTGACTGTGACCGATTCGGACTTGGACATCGAGCGACCACGCTTGAGCCTGGGCACGGCGGCGGCGCGGAACCTCGCGACCACGACCAAGTCCGTTCCCCAGATGCAGGGCATCACCTCGCGGTGGCTGCTGAAGGTCCTGCCCTGGGTGGAGGCGAAGGGTGGCGCCTTCCGGGTCAACCGCAGGCTCAGCTACGAGATCGGTGACGGACGGCTGACGTTCACCAACATCGGCGCCGACGTGCGGGTCATCCCGCAGGAGCTGACCGAACTGGCGCTGCTGCGCGGCTACGAGGACGTCGAGGCCCTGAGCGCGCTGGCCGACCGGTTCACCCAGCACGAGTACGAGCCCGGCTCGGTGATCGTGGAGGAGGGCCGGCCGCAGGACGCGGTCCACCTGATCGCGCACGGCAAGGTGAACAAGATCGGCCGGGGCGAGTACGGCGACCAGACCGTGCTCGGCACGCTGGCCGACGGCGAGTACTTCGGCGGCGACGTCCTCGCCGGGCCGCAGGGCGAGTGGGACTTCACCATCAAGGCCGTCACGCCGGTGATCGTCCTGGTGCTGTCGTGGGAGGTGTTCGAGCAGCTCAACGGCGAGGCCGGCGGGCTGCGGGCGCACATCCAGCGGATGTTCGCGGCGGGCGGCAAGTCCAACGCCTACGGCGAGGCCGAGATCGACATCGCCTCGGGCCACGAGGGCGAGCCCGACCTGCCCGGCACGTTCGTCGACTACGAGGTCTCGCCGCGCGAGCTCGAGCTGAGCGTCGCGCAGACCGTGCTGCGGGTGCACAGCCGCGTCGCCGACCTCTACAACCAGCCGATGGACCAGGTCGAGCAGCAGCTGCGGCTGACCATCGAGGCGCTGCGCGAGCGCCAGGAGCACGAGATGGTCAACAACCGCGACTTCGGCCTGCTCAACAGCGCCGACCTCAAGCAGCGCATCCACACCCGCAGCGGACCGCCCACCCCGGACGACATGGACGACCTGCTGGCCACGGTGTGGAAGGAGCCGACGGCGTTCATGGCGCACCCCCGGGTGATCGCCGCGTTCGGCCGCGAGTGCAGCAAGCGCGGCATCTACCCGTCGACCATCGACCTCAACGGCCACCACGTGCCCGCGTGGCGCGGCGTGCCGGTGCTGCCGTGCAACAAGATCCCGATCACCAAGACCCGCACCAGCTCGGTGATGCTGCTGCGCGCCGGCGAGCACAACCAGGGCGTCATCGGCCTGCACCAGACGGGTCTGCCCGACGAGTACCAGCCCGGCCTGTCGGTGCGGTTCATGGGCATCAACGAGAAGGCGATCATCTCCTACCTCGTCAGCGCCTACTACTCCACCGCGATCCTCGTGCCGGACGCGATCGGTGTGCTGGAGCACGTTGAACTCGGCCGCGAAGACTGA
- a CDS encoding class I SAM-dependent methyltransferase encodes MMEDDPADGWFPESVAAGYDAPGGASAPEVVTPVVDVLEDLADGPVLEFAVGTGRIAAPLAARGVPVSGIELSRAMAARIAGKPGGAAVDVTIGDMTSTRVAGRFSLVYLVFNTIGNVTAQDGQVDVFRNAAAHLRPGGLFLVEVGLPDLRRLPPGQDVVPFAVAPGADGGGYVGFDRYDVVTQEFTSNHVTVSPDGTGTFRRIPFRYAWPAELDLMARIAGMRLKHRWADWDRSELTAESTKHVSTWELDPSPR; translated from the coding sequence ATGATGGAAGACGACCCGGCGGATGGCTGGTTCCCCGAGAGCGTCGCCGCGGGCTACGACGCCCCGGGCGGGGCGAGCGCGCCCGAGGTCGTGACGCCGGTGGTGGACGTCCTCGAAGACCTGGCCGACGGTCCGGTGCTGGAGTTCGCCGTCGGCACCGGGCGGATCGCCGCGCCGCTCGCCGCTCGCGGCGTGCCGGTGAGCGGCATCGAGCTGAGCCGGGCGATGGCGGCACGGATCGCGGGCAAGCCGGGCGGCGCGGCGGTCGACGTGACGATCGGCGACATGACGTCGACGCGGGTGGCCGGTCGGTTCTCGTTGGTCTACCTGGTGTTCAACACCATCGGCAACGTGACCGCGCAGGACGGGCAGGTCGACGTCTTCCGCAACGCCGCCGCCCACCTGCGGCCGGGCGGGCTGTTCCTCGTCGAGGTGGGCCTGCCCGACCTGCGCCGCCTGCCGCCCGGCCAGGACGTGGTGCCGTTCGCGGTGGCGCCCGGCGCCGACGGCGGCGGCTACGTCGGGTTCGACCGGTACGACGTCGTCACGCAGGAGTTCACGTCGAACCACGTCACCGTGTCACCGGACGGGACGGGGACGTTCCGCCGCATCCCCTTCCGCTACGCCTGGCCGGCCGAGCTGGACCTCATGGCGCGCATCGCCGGGATGCGCCTCAAGCACCGCTGGGCGGACTGGGACCGCTCAGAGCTCACCGCCGAGAGCACCAAGCACGTGTCGACCTGGGAGCTGGACCCGAGCCCGCGGTAG